One genomic window of Actinoplanes lobatus includes the following:
- a CDS encoding glycosyltransferase, with the protein MFPRLSIVVPYYDVERYLAACLDSLARQTFRDFEVVLVDDGSRDGSAGIARAFCAADPRFRLVTQENQGLGPARNTGVEHARGEYLTFVDSDDLVPRHAYEMLVRSLDRTSSSLAGGNARRFNNTAGVRQSYVHRFAFAADRPATHVLEFPELAIDRMVWNKVYRRRFWDQFAYRFPAIRYEDYPVTLKAHLDAVTVDCLAAPTYYWRERESGESITQQKFVFGNLEDRVVSAEMVLDMVDRRAPELRPTVHHHLAQIDLTTVVQAFAAAAEHEMPALLGLGRRLTGRLDEQVLERIPAFQRLEYYALRSGDVELLQRLARFRADGGLTAGVRADRHPILPWRYRSAYPGSRDATGVPADVYRLAPKELELRATATHLEWADDALVLRGTAEILHMPADDDATLRMTLLAGLRATPLRVRRIPVPGGGERVTGFETRVPRSVLAAIPRQRGSVRLMASMRSGPVRRRSLLGLQTLYPVGARIGDAWYQPARASDGRMQLRRIAGEAELTGAVADGDALVLTGRLPSGTAARELVLSRAARDVRVPLETGPDGGFTARIPVRAVVDATSPDDPFLGRTLLIPKIGDSLLLVTGLSGAVSVPYGDRVLSIARSPGQYLNLVEAPARVSASAITVDGDVITVSGPRWDGVDYRRIVWRRFQPNSDDAVDALCAMTLDGGRWAARLDTAALEPADEADWTLFAGDYAVQAETFALTSLPRHLARHLLYTRAGTLHLETS; encoded by the coding sequence GTGTTCCCACGGCTCAGCATCGTCGTGCCGTACTACGACGTCGAGCGCTACCTGGCCGCGTGCCTCGACTCGCTGGCCCGGCAGACCTTCCGGGACTTCGAGGTCGTCCTGGTCGACGACGGCTCCCGGGACGGCAGCGCCGGGATCGCCCGGGCGTTCTGCGCCGCGGACCCACGGTTCCGGCTGGTCACGCAGGAGAACCAGGGCCTCGGCCCGGCCCGCAACACCGGCGTCGAGCACGCCCGGGGTGAGTACCTGACGTTCGTCGACAGCGACGACCTGGTGCCGCGGCACGCCTACGAGATGCTGGTCCGGTCACTGGACCGCACCTCCTCGTCGCTGGCCGGTGGCAACGCGCGGCGGTTCAACAACACCGCCGGGGTACGCCAGTCGTACGTCCACCGGTTCGCCTTCGCCGCCGACCGGCCCGCCACCCACGTGCTCGAGTTCCCCGAGCTGGCCATCGACCGGATGGTGTGGAACAAGGTCTACCGGCGGCGCTTCTGGGACCAGTTCGCGTACCGGTTCCCGGCGATCCGCTACGAGGACTACCCGGTCACGCTCAAGGCCCACCTCGACGCGGTCACCGTCGACTGCCTGGCCGCGCCCACCTACTACTGGCGTGAGCGGGAGTCGGGCGAGTCCATCACCCAGCAGAAGTTCGTGTTCGGCAACCTCGAGGACCGGGTCGTCTCGGCCGAGATGGTGCTGGACATGGTGGACCGCCGCGCGCCCGAGCTGCGCCCCACGGTGCACCACCATCTGGCCCAGATCGACCTCACCACGGTGGTGCAGGCGTTCGCCGCGGCCGCCGAGCACGAGATGCCGGCGCTGCTCGGGCTGGGCCGGCGGCTCACCGGACGGCTCGACGAACAGGTGCTGGAGCGGATCCCGGCGTTCCAGCGGCTGGAGTACTACGCGCTGCGGTCCGGCGACGTCGAGCTGCTCCAGCGCCTGGCCCGGTTCCGCGCCGACGGCGGCCTGACGGCCGGGGTCCGCGCCGACCGCCACCCGATCCTGCCCTGGCGGTACCGCAGCGCCTACCCGGGCTCGCGGGACGCCACCGGTGTGCCGGCCGACGTCTACCGGCTGGCCCCGAAGGAGCTGGAGCTGCGGGCCACCGCCACCCACCTGGAATGGGCCGACGACGCGCTCGTGCTGCGCGGCACGGCGGAGATCCTGCACATGCCGGCGGACGACGACGCGACGCTGCGGATGACGCTGCTCGCCGGCCTGCGGGCCACCCCGCTGCGCGTTCGGCGGATCCCGGTGCCGGGCGGCGGCGAACGGGTCACCGGCTTCGAGACACGGGTGCCGCGCAGCGTGCTCGCCGCCATCCCCCGGCAGCGTGGCTCGGTGCGCCTGATGGCCTCCATGCGCAGCGGCCCGGTCCGCCGCCGGAGCCTGCTCGGGCTGCAGACGCTCTACCCGGTCGGGGCCCGGATCGGCGACGCCTGGTACCAGCCGGCCCGCGCCTCCGACGGTCGCATGCAGCTGCGGCGCATCGCCGGTGAGGCCGAGCTGACCGGCGCCGTGGCGGACGGTGACGCGCTGGTGCTGACCGGTCGGCTGCCGTCTGGGACGGCGGCCCGGGAGCTGGTGCTGTCGCGGGCGGCCCGGGACGTGCGGGTGCCGCTGGAGACCGGCCCGGACGGCGGGTTCACCGCCCGGATCCCGGTGCGTGCGGTGGTCGACGCCACCAGCCCGGACGACCCGTTCCTCGGCCGCACCCTGCTGATCCCCAAGATCGGCGACTCGCTGCTGCTGGTCACCGGCCTCTCCGGCGCGGTGAGCGTGCCCTACGGCGACCGGGTGCTCAGCATCGCCCGCTCACCCGGGCAGTACCTGAACCTGGTCGAGGCGCCGGCCCGGGTGAGCGCCTCCGCGATCACCGTGGACGGCGACGTGATCACCGTGTCCGGCCCGCGCTGGGACGGTGTCGACTACCGGCGGATCGTGTGGCGGCGGTTCCAGCCGAACTCCGACGACGCCGTGGACGCCCTCTGCGCCATGACGCTCGACGGGGGCCGCTGGGCGGCGCGCCTGGACACCGCGGCCCTGGAACCGGCGGACGAGGCCGACTGGACGCTCTTCGCGGGGGACTACGCGGTGCAGGCCGAGACGTTCGCCCTCACCAGCCTGCCCCGGCACCTGGCCCGGCACCTCCTCTACACCCGGGCCGGCACCCTGCACCTGGAGACGAGCTGA